The Engystomops pustulosus chromosome 3, aEngPut4.maternal, whole genome shotgun sequence region TAAGGGAAAGCAAGTGCTGTGCTATGTTACACCCACAGTCATTAATGTAGCGGCGCACAGTCTTCTCCTCAATCCATAAaccaaaaacaaataaataaatactgtagAACATCTAACAGTAATATGTACCAGAAAAGCCAAAAGCCTCTTTGAATAATCACATAAAATACCAAAAGAAGaagcaaaagaggaaaagaaacacaaggctacaaaatgagtaatgaaaaagtgataatctttattccatatcaaaagacataaaaactatataaaaataaaagataaatgcatcacaggacgagatacataatgcacaccaggtaataggtcctgataaagtaaagtatcaaaagagtagtacagataatatgTAATATAAAGTTACAAAAGCACATATAATATAGCAAGAGGTTATAGATCATAGACACTAGTATATGTATACATGCTTACAAAAAGCAATAAGGTGAGCAGTGTACCATGGCTACCAACAGATCCGTCCAACGTGACAAGAGACGTAACATGATCAATGATAGATAAGTAAACGCCAAAAAGTGACGAAAAGAACGTAGGAGATACAGTAAGAGGACagactattacctggcgtgcaacccCGATGCGCGTTTCAACCGGTGCAGGTCTTTGTCCTCAATACAGTCATGCACTGAGTAGGAGCAGGGCTCACAATCTCCATTCCATAGTTATGGCGGCCAATGATTAGACCACCAGGTGATAATTGTCCGctataggacaacccctttaatatattggTCACAGCTCTACATTTCTGACGCATAGTTCCACACATAGATCCGCTGCctaggaatctcatctttcagatcacatctggTTTGTGGTCCAAACTCAAGAGTTCAGCTCATTAGTCCACCAAGCGGGTTTAGTGCCCGGAAACAGTCCAGAGACTTGAGACGTAAGTAGGGACAAAAAAAGGAAGAATACaggacacttaaaaaaaaaaaaaacttaaaaaattattttgttccAAATCCAGTAAAACTTTAAGCACCAGACATCCGGCTTGTGGttgtgtgatctacagaactggacatacacatTATGCGCAGGGCTCTGAAAAAGCCAGAGGTGTGAATACAACCTGAAGCACACAGaggggctactccacaccccagtggtCTGTgctgataatttgcatatttgtaaagtTTAGCTCAGGTTTGGACGTATTAAGGGATAAGAGAAAGTTAGTTTTGGTCGAGGAACCTGCCATCGGATCTACTTTAatcagtaggtttcctttaactttacctatatttccgtttctgtagctcacagaaccacaagcctgatgagaTCTGAAAGATGGgagtcttatctttaaaatgacaccagcaatATGTTTCTAGGTTATAAAGAACAATATAGGGGAGTATCTGGAGtgactcttccccccccccctccccctgcagcctctatacTTGACTTGTCTCCGGAAAAAAAATatgactcctctctgctcatttgctctgctcatgactttggaggagatttttctttaagggtaaacaggtgagatttcataaGGGGTAATTCTAGAAAGGCCATTTTGTATCCCAAATGTGTGgggtaatggggtaaaatctggtgtcaggttccctttcaggTAAGCATGATGTATAGCATAAGAACAATAGAAATTATAGGTCTCTATGAGAGAACCATTGCAAGTACTAGtgagatgtataatgtatatgcatCACCTTACAACAATGTACGCAGCCCAACTAATGTTCCCTATGTTCTTATCGCAAATATGTAACCATGGTAACTAGTAATCATTCTGCTGCCAGGAAATGTGCTAGTAAAGGTTATTGCTATTTCCAGCTCTCAGAATAGGAAAGACCTACCGTGACTTGTAGATTATAGAGCTATGAAAGCAGAACGATGCGGAGATCTCACGGGAGCAGGAAATGTCTGATTTACATCTAACACTTTCATCCCCctttatatatacaatgtattaaTACTGACTGTCAGGTTATGCAGGTGAATTGTATCAGATGTGAGTTCATACTCTTGTGTTTTGTCTCTTAGGTTTGACCCCTACGGAAAAAATCGCTTTGCCATATGTCGGATCTGCAaaagttctgttcaccaagccggatCACACTATTGCCAGGGATGTGCCTATAAAAAAGGTAAGTGATGGGGTACAGAAAATGTTCCATCACAGGAACAATGGTGAAAAAGGAGGTCGAGTTTCAGCATTAGAATGTTGTCCTCTTCAGGTCTTAAAATGGGTTCCACcaactatttaaaggaaatctcccatcatgataaaccagggacccttacacatagatccaggcaccgtgactgtggtaatcttcatatatttgttatccatggcctccgtccttctaaaatcaacttttaaaattatgctaatgtgcatGTGGGCCGTTACCAGAATCCTTCAGTGCTGcatattcacaagctgttacactgtgcagcagcaatTCATCCCATcccactgtgtgtgattacatcagggcctggatctatgtgcaAGTGTTTGGTTTATACATGCTTTGATTTGGATGGTACATTTCTGTTAAGTTATCACCTTCCCACAGGATAAGGGATATCAAGCTAATTGAGACTCTGACTGCTGTGACCTCTACTGATCACGATAACAGAAGCCCAAGCAATCTcacattctcactaattgatggagtgtCTGGTTGGATATGTGTCCCGTCACTCCATTCAATAGTACAGGAGTGTCAAAAATTGCCAACCACAGTACTCGGGTATCGCCGACACTCCCAATCACTGTCTATGAGTGTGGGAGATATCTGAGCGCTGTGCCCAGCAATTTTTAACACTTTCTGAGTATTGGAGCAGCAGGACATCAATGGCGctacatcaattagtgagaatgggacatcAGCTCTTCAGATTGCAGGGGGTCTTGTAGTCGTGATCAGTGGTCAGCACTCGGCAGTCTGTCCCTCACCAATcctcttgttatcccctatcatgTTTATAGGGTTTAACTTGAATAATGTGTATAAAGCCTCTTTAGAATCATAGTAGCCTTACACTCTAACGTTTCCTTTCTTCCTTCTAGGTATCTGTGCCATGTGCGGAAAGAAAGTCCTGGACACCAAGAATTACAAGCAGACCTCTGTGTAGGACTCCCATCCCGTAGTCCAAAGACTTCACTTGTGTAATGTTCATGTAAATAAGTTATGTCTCCCTTAAGACGTTGAATTACCTGAGATTTTCATCAGCGGATGATCTTTCCGTCTATTATTCGGCGTATATTTATTCTGCCTTCATAGAAATAACATCCGATGATCTGATCCCTCCACAATAATTCAACACGGTCCCGAATTTTGAGTTTTGTAAAGAAATGGATTGCTTTTAACCCTATGACTGTGCGTGTCATGTATTATTTGGATAGGTCTCTATAGATCTCTTACCGGTATTTCTATAGTATTACCGGGAAGGGGAATCTGAGTGATGATTTCtgggatttttatttttacaatttcccAGTTACAGttattaggcctcattcacacaagaGATATCCAGCTGCACCATgcgtccctatggagaggggaggggtgagcagcacattCTGCCTCTCCAGCAGTGTGCACGGAGCCTTAGCTGTACACATCGTCTACAGCTTTTACACCATCTTTCTATTATTGTATAAGTTCCCCTCATgcctcaaaagaaaaaaaatagaaataagaaAAAACCTTTCCCATCTTTTAGGTAAATTGGGAGTAACAAAATtaattatatttgccaaatgccacaaTAATGAGCGAGaattttttaaggcatttttattatttttttcaaagtacatgtcagtatttggtaccattgccccTACACTGTATGACCTGGGTCACATGTTTTGGATCTCCTTCTACAAGCTTCATAGAATAGTTTGTAGGAATTTGTTCCCTTCCTCCTGACAGACCTGGTGTAGCTGAGCCGTGTTTGTAGCCTCTTGCTCGCTCCTGCCTTTTCAGCTTTGTCCATAATTTTTCCATAGGATTGAGATTAGGGCTTTGTAATGGCTCCAAAACATTGTtctccttaaagggcatctaccacctggatgaaggactgtatgcaaatgagcctgaggggctccaggctccataggtgttaatggagccccttaggctcatttgcatacgttccttcatcctggtggtagatgacctttaagccACTGTGTAACCAGTTTGGCAGCAGCTTCGGGTGATTGCCAATTTGGAAGACCCATTAACACCCAAGCTTTAccttcctggctgatgtcttgagaCGTTCTTCTTCTTTATCACCACAAAATGTTCTTTCCTCATGCTGCATCTATCCCTCCACAACAGGATGCCGCCCCCATGTCTCACGGTTGGGATGTTGCTCTCTTTATGGTTTCTGAACAGTTTTATTGTAGTTTTGTCAGACCACAGTTCCCgtgcatttgcaaacattaatCTGGGTTTTTAATGTATTATGGTGCGATGGCTTCTTCCTGGCAGGGTGATCTatcactgtggataatgacacactCTGACCAGCTGCAGCATCTTCTGAAGGTCTTTTGCTCttcggccccttccacacttgcgttgcagatcacgtcagagtctgatcagggtgcgatcagactttggtcagtgaaaaacgcacattttgcatcagagtgcaatcagttttcagtcagagtttgttcagtgtctcagtttttcacgcgcgttttcaatgcaatttcaatgcgtttttcacgcacagataatgcgcgtgaaatggactcaggactgagctctatcttttctatggcaattgatgcgtgaaaaacgcattgcacttgcattggatttgcatgtgtctcagagtgcaatgcgtttttgatgcatctccatagacttgtatggtgcgtttttcacgcgcgtgacttgcaaaagtagagcaagtcgagatttaaacgcgcgttaaaaaaaacgtgcgtgtgtgcgtgaagcttgtgcaagtccacaattctcttcctggtagtttggctgatttctttaaactttcccatgaaagaagcagaagttacacaaagaagcagtgtgttCCAGGTGTGCCTTCAGCTACGTCCTCAGACATGTCTCTAACTCAGATGTTGCCAATAAACTTCCAAATGACCTCATCATATGGGCTGTTCCAAATTGTTTTAAgggcatctacctccaggatgaaagactgtgtgcaaatgagcctaaggggctcgaGAAttcattaacttctatggagcctggagcacccccccccctccaggcatacagtccttcatcctggtggtagatgccctttaaaggcaaAGTGACCTTTGAACTTCTGACTTTtctgaaagtaataaaaatgccttacaCATTCTCTCTCTTGTTATTCTGACatttgacaaatataaataattttggtaatcctaattgagcTAAAAagtgaaaggtttattctgatttcatgtcagatagtgagaaaaataTCATATGTCTTTTATATAGTGGATGGAAACTGCtagattcatagtatcatagtttatacggttgaaaagagacacaagtccatcaagttcaaccaaggaagggaagggattggatgaggaagggattttggggaaacaattctatatatcataaccatcaatgttatttaggtgtaaaaaggcatctagacccttcttgaagctcctctgctgtccctgctgtgaccagcgcctgaggcaggctattccacagattgacagttctcataaagactggacatcccctttaatcacAGCAAGAAAGGTCACATTAGGAATCGGATCCAGAGCACTTGCTGTTGTCTATAGGAAAATGTGGCCCATCCATAAAGCACTTTGGGGCTGATTTCCTAACAAACTATTGGCCACAGATGTAACTTGTTTATAAGACCCCACACATGACACAATCATTGGTTCTGGAGACATCTTGGACCTGGCATTTGCTATAATTATTGCCCGGGTCTTAGTGACTTCATTAATACGTAGTAGATACAATATAAAGCACAGACATGTATTAATATGGAAATTCCATATTCTTTATTACTCATCTTTCCAGATATAAAACAACATAAAGTTGAGCACCATTTGTCAGTGAATCACAATTTTAACAAGTTGATTGTATTTTATataatacattattttatatgatgggtTATTGTTTGATCAGAGCGAGGAATTCTTCCCTGGTCTTGGGGTCCTCTCTGAAGATCCCGTGCATCGTGCTGGTTACCGTTCGGCTGTTCATCTTCTGTACCCCCCGCATCACCATACACATGTGCCTGCAACCCAGAAGAGAAACAACTTCATCTATGGGGCCTGGATGTCATTGAATGGAAACATTTTTGCTCCAGTTTCTAACACAGAGCTCCCAATCATCAGCAATCATAGAGAAAATTTCTGGTTacccacagccaccactagagggagctctgcaTACTGTATTATTGTGGAGGTTAAAGAACGATAAGTTTTTAATATTAAAGTGTTGCACAACATATCTACACTTATTTTTCTGCTCCTGCCAGACCTTGACTGATGTGATAGaggttcttaaaggacatctaccaccaggatgaaagactgtatgcaaatgagcctgaggggcttcagccttcattaactcctatggagcctggaacccctcaggctcattcgcattcaatccttcatcctggtgatagatgccatTTAATATACAATTCCCCCTTTAATAGAGTTGTACCAATTTCACGTTACCCCCTATCTTGTGGTCAGGGAATAACAAGCTGATCTGTGATTAAGAGTATGGATACACAGCGATCCCTGTGCTCCCTaatggatggagcagcaggttgagtTTGTGTCCTACCGTTCCATTTAATCCTTTTGGAGTGTCACAAATTGCATAGCTCTTTAAGAATGAGACCCCCTTTCTTCATGATCAATGGAAGACCACCTCCCCATTAGCTTGTTATCTGCTATCCTGGGGGTAGGCGATAACATGCAAACTTGATAAAGCTTCTTTAA contains the following coding sequences:
- the CRIPT gene encoding cysteine-rich PDZ-binding protein; protein product: MVCEKCEKKLGTVITPDTWKAGARNTTESGGRKLNENKALTSKKARFDPYGKNRFAICRICKSSVHQAGSHYCQGCAYKKGICAMCGKKVLDTKNYKQTSV